CATATCGGATACGACCCTGTTGATAATCAACACAAACTCTTATGTTCAGTTGTTATATATTCGGAAAATTTTTTTAATCTGAAGACAGAGCACTGGGTGTTCGTACTAGAAGCTGGAGGTTCGTGGAAAAAGGTTGTTCCACATGAGATTTGTCGTCCTCACTCCCCTTTCGTACCAGGCATATCTATCAGTGGATCAGTAGTATATTATTTGGCGTGGCATAATATGTACACTTACGCGATTGTGAGTTTTGACGTTAGGTCTGAAGAGTTTACTACCATCATAGCACCTGTGGATGTCAGATATCATATTCCCGCACTTCAGATGTGGGCAGAACTTATAGAGTATGGTGGGAAAATAGCCATTTTCGAATATACCTACTTAAAATCTGAGGGTACGACGGTATTATGGATATTGGAAGATGCTGAGAAAAAGGAATGGTCGACGAGGAGCCTTGTTTTGCAGCCTTGTCAGATGCATTTAGTCCAAGATATTGATTTGATTGTAAAGGGCACAACTCAGGACGGCAAAGTTATTTTGGCACCTTTGGAGATGCATTCTGGATTCTACATTTTGCGTTATGATTTGCAAAGCAATGGCTTGAGTAAGGTTGAAATCAAAGGAATACCACAACGTTGGTTTGACAAAGAATGCTACTTTGACTTGAGGTTGGTGAATGAGAGTAGTGTCATCGACTTGGAAACTTAGCACTTGTTGTTTTTATTCACTTGATTTTGCTTCGCTTTGTTCTCCAGTGTTGTCTACCGCTTTTTAGGGGTAATTATTCCCTGTGAAATTGCTAATAACATCTACGGATGAGGTGAGATGACATCATGTTTCTGTTGTAGAGATGAATAATAACTCTTATGCCTTGTTTTTTCCTTTTTAAAAAATTCATGCTAATTTTTTACTTTCGTTCAGTCTCTTGTTTCAGTGCTCTGCTGCAAGAGTTACGAGGAT
The DNA window shown above is from Brassica oleracea var. oleracea cultivar TO1000 chromosome C3, BOL, whole genome shotgun sequence and carries:
- the LOC106334956 gene encoding F-box protein At2g40910-like, which codes for MNLRVKEMNRGTRNLKQAAAFEQDFTLKQCQSISQVRDAKADNNSSTLFKRKKRRANRAYNLLVMRCYLGLPLRTKKRRRYMSEIPLDLLVEILIRLPGKYLARSKCVSKQWSSLISSRYFCERLLTITQRKQQPHLYMCLVDKDGQRELLSMSSTSPDNTCFVVDQDLSIPGMGGFLLSGLHGLMCFSMRKSACIYNPTTGQRLILPKIMPDIIAEPGQIQCIKRYHIGYDPVDNQHKLLCSVVIYSENFFNLKTEHWVFVLEAGGSWKKVVPHEICRPHSPFVPGISISGSVVYYLAWHNMYTYAIVSFDVRSEEFTTIIAPVDVRYHIPALQMWAELIEYGGKIAIFEYTYLKSEGTTVLWILEDAEKKEWSTRSLVLQPCQMHLVQDIDLIVKGTTQDGKVILAPLEMHSGFYILRYDLQSNGLSKVEIKGIPQRWFDKECYFDLRLVNESSVIDLET